From one Solanum lycopersicum chromosome 12, SLM_r2.1 genomic stretch:
- the LOC101250582 gene encoding uncharacterized protein isoform X1 → MSSTGLLLNAQNDYVVINNGVVEITWTNPGGIIKGIKYKGIDNLLEEKNKDLNGGFWDLNWSESSNTKTRGKFDTIQGTDLQVIVENEEQIELSFTRMWSSEVQGEQAPLYIDRRFVVFRDVPGFYSYAIFEHTKDMPAFHLNTTRIAFMLNKEKFHYMVITDDRQRFMPSAEDRLPGRGEPLAYPEAVLLVDPIEPEFKGEVDDKYQYSLENKDNQVHGWISFDPPVGFWQITPSNEFRTGGPFKQDLTSHVNPTTLAIFLTSHYAGTELLVKFETGEEWKKVLGPVFTYFNSVSDKDMALSLWDDAKRQMNEEVESWPYSFPTSEEFPKCDQRGVVRGRLLVQDRYLSKENLPGKAASVGLAAPGDAGSWQRENKGYQFWTTTDEDGCFVIKNIRAGSYNLYGVVPGFIGDYKYEVVITLTEGSDIELGEIVYEPPRDGPTLWEIGIPDRSAAEFYIPDPNPKYVNKLYLNQDKFRQYGLWERYAELYPENDLVYTVGVSDYQKDWFFAQVNREIGDNVYQSSTWQIKFKICNVDQDGTYTLRVALAASNHAELQVRINDPTTDPPLLSTGEIGGDNAIARHAIHGIYWLFTVTIRGSLLLGGENTIFLTQAKTANAFQGIMYDYIRLEGPSCQNGNL, encoded by the exons atgtCTTCTACAGGACTGCTGTTAAATGCTCAAAATGATTAT GTGGTGATAAATAATGGAGTTGTGGAAATAACTTGGACAAATCCAGGAGGAATTATCAAAGGGATAAAGTACAAGGGAATTGACAACTTGTTAGAAGAAAAGAATAAAGATTTAAATGGAGG GTTTTGGGACCTTAACTGGAGCGAGTCGAGTAATACAAAAACAAGGGGAAAGTTTGACAC GATACAAGGGACAGATTTGCAAGTTATAGTGGAAAATGAGGAGCAAATTGAGCTTTCATTCACAAGAATGTGGAGTTCAGAAGTCCAGGGTGAACAAGCTCCTTTGTATATTGATAGGAG GTTTGTAGTATTTCGTGATGTTCCGGGATTTTATTCATATGCCATCTTTGAGCACACGAAAGACATGCCTGCTTTCCACCTTAACACAACGAGAATTGCTTTCATGCTCAATAAAGAAAA GTTTCACTACATGGTCATAACAGATGATAGACAAAGATTTATGCCTAGTGCAGAAGACCGACTTCCAGGTAGAGGCGAACCATTAGCCTATCCTGAAGCGGTTCTCCTTGTCGATCCTATTGAGCCAGAGTTCAAAGGAGAG GTGGATGACAAATATCAGTATTCACTTGAAAACAAAGATAATCAAGTGCATGGATGGATATCTTTTGACCCTCCTGTGGGGTTTTGGCAAATTACTCCGAGCAATGAATTTCGAACAGGAGGGCCATTTAAACAAGATTTAACCTCCCACGTGAACCCGACCACCCTTGCT aTATTTCTAACTTCCCACTATGCTGGTACAGAGCTTCTGGTAAAATTTGAAACTGGGGAGGAGTGGAAGAAAGTCCTCGGCCCCGtgttcacatattttaattctGTATCAGACAAAGACATGGCTCTATCTCTTTGGGATGATGCGAAAAGACAG ATGAACGAAGAAGTCGAATCCTGGCCTTACAGTTTCCCAACTTCTGAAGAGTTTCCTAAGTGTGATCAAAGGGGCGTAGTTAGAGGTCGATTGCTTGTGCAAGACAG ATACTTGAGCAAAGAAAATTTACCTGGTAAAGCTGCATCTGTAGGACTAGCAGCGCCAGGAGACGCTGGATCATGGCAAAGAGAGAATAAG GGTTACCAATTTTGGACTACGACAGATGAGGATGGCTGCTTTGTCATTAAGAACATACGTGCAGGGTCATATAATCTTTACGGAGTGGTGCCTGGATTTATCGGAGATTACAAGTATGAAGTTGTAATAACTTTAACAGAAG GTTCTGATATTGAGCTGGGTGAGATTGTTTATGAGCCTCCAAGAGATGGTCCTACCTTATGGGAGATCGGTATCCCTGACCGCTCTGCTGCAGAATTTTATATTCCTGATCCAAACCCGAAATATGTTAACAAACTTTACCTAAATCAAGACAA ATTTAGGCAGTATGGTTTGTGGGAGAGATATGCTGAGTTATATCCCGAGAACGATTTAGTCTACACAGTTGGAGTTAGTGACTATCAGAAAGACTGGTTCTTTGCTCAGGTTAACAG GGAAATAGGTGACAATGTATATCAAAGTAGTACATGGCAAATCAAGTTCAAGATTTGTAATGTAGATCAAGATGGAACATACACATTGCGCGTAGCACTTGCAGCTTCTAATCATGCTGAATTGCAG GTTCGGATCAACGATCCAACAACAGATCCTCCCCTACTTTCAACTGGAGAAATTGGAGGAGACAATGCAATTGCAAGACATGCTATTCATGGGATCTATTGGTTGTTTACTGTAACGATACGTGGTTCTCTACTTTTGGGAGGAGAAAACACCATATTTTTGACACAAGCAAAGACAGCCAACGCGTTCCAAGGGATTATGTATGACTATATTCGCTTGGAAGGTCCCTCGTGCCAGAACGGAAACCTCTGA
- the LOC101250582 gene encoding uncharacterized protein isoform X2 encodes MWSSEVQGEQAPLYIDRRFVVFRDVPGFYSYAIFEHTKDMPAFHLNTTRIAFMLNKEKFHYMVITDDRQRFMPSAEDRLPGRGEPLAYPEAVLLVDPIEPEFKGEVDDKYQYSLENKDNQVHGWISFDPPVGFWQITPSNEFRTGGPFKQDLTSHVNPTTLAIFLTSHYAGTELLVKFETGEEWKKVLGPVFTYFNSVSDKDMALSLWDDAKRQMNEEVESWPYSFPTSEEFPKCDQRGVVRGRLLVQDRYLSKENLPGKAASVGLAAPGDAGSWQRENKGYQFWTTTDEDGCFVIKNIRAGSYNLYGVVPGFIGDYKYEVVITLTEGSDIELGEIVYEPPRDGPTLWEIGIPDRSAAEFYIPDPNPKYVNKLYLNQDKFRQYGLWERYAELYPENDLVYTVGVSDYQKDWFFAQVNREIGDNVYQSSTWQIKFKICNVDQDGTYTLRVALAASNHAELQVRINDPTTDPPLLSTGEIGGDNAIARHAIHGIYWLFTVTIRGSLLLGGENTIFLTQAKTANAFQGIMYDYIRLEGPSCQNGNL; translated from the exons ATGTGGAGTTCAGAAGTCCAGGGTGAACAAGCTCCTTTGTATATTGATAGGAG GTTTGTAGTATTTCGTGATGTTCCGGGATTTTATTCATATGCCATCTTTGAGCACACGAAAGACATGCCTGCTTTCCACCTTAACACAACGAGAATTGCTTTCATGCTCAATAAAGAAAA GTTTCACTACATGGTCATAACAGATGATAGACAAAGATTTATGCCTAGTGCAGAAGACCGACTTCCAGGTAGAGGCGAACCATTAGCCTATCCTGAAGCGGTTCTCCTTGTCGATCCTATTGAGCCAGAGTTCAAAGGAGAG GTGGATGACAAATATCAGTATTCACTTGAAAACAAAGATAATCAAGTGCATGGATGGATATCTTTTGACCCTCCTGTGGGGTTTTGGCAAATTACTCCGAGCAATGAATTTCGAACAGGAGGGCCATTTAAACAAGATTTAACCTCCCACGTGAACCCGACCACCCTTGCT aTATTTCTAACTTCCCACTATGCTGGTACAGAGCTTCTGGTAAAATTTGAAACTGGGGAGGAGTGGAAGAAAGTCCTCGGCCCCGtgttcacatattttaattctGTATCAGACAAAGACATGGCTCTATCTCTTTGGGATGATGCGAAAAGACAG ATGAACGAAGAAGTCGAATCCTGGCCTTACAGTTTCCCAACTTCTGAAGAGTTTCCTAAGTGTGATCAAAGGGGCGTAGTTAGAGGTCGATTGCTTGTGCAAGACAG ATACTTGAGCAAAGAAAATTTACCTGGTAAAGCTGCATCTGTAGGACTAGCAGCGCCAGGAGACGCTGGATCATGGCAAAGAGAGAATAAG GGTTACCAATTTTGGACTACGACAGATGAGGATGGCTGCTTTGTCATTAAGAACATACGTGCAGGGTCATATAATCTTTACGGAGTGGTGCCTGGATTTATCGGAGATTACAAGTATGAAGTTGTAATAACTTTAACAGAAG GTTCTGATATTGAGCTGGGTGAGATTGTTTATGAGCCTCCAAGAGATGGTCCTACCTTATGGGAGATCGGTATCCCTGACCGCTCTGCTGCAGAATTTTATATTCCTGATCCAAACCCGAAATATGTTAACAAACTTTACCTAAATCAAGACAA ATTTAGGCAGTATGGTTTGTGGGAGAGATATGCTGAGTTATATCCCGAGAACGATTTAGTCTACACAGTTGGAGTTAGTGACTATCAGAAAGACTGGTTCTTTGCTCAGGTTAACAG GGAAATAGGTGACAATGTATATCAAAGTAGTACATGGCAAATCAAGTTCAAGATTTGTAATGTAGATCAAGATGGAACATACACATTGCGCGTAGCACTTGCAGCTTCTAATCATGCTGAATTGCAG GTTCGGATCAACGATCCAACAACAGATCCTCCCCTACTTTCAACTGGAGAAATTGGAGGAGACAATGCAATTGCAAGACATGCTATTCATGGGATCTATTGGTTGTTTACTGTAACGATACGTGGTTCTCTACTTTTGGGAGGAGAAAACACCATATTTTTGACACAAGCAAAGACAGCCAACGCGTTCCAAGGGATTATGTATGACTATATTCGCTTGGAAGGTCCCTCGTGCCAGAACGGAAACCTCTGA
- the LOC109119125 gene encoding uncharacterized protein isoform X1, producing MMDVASDHQATSICTHCDRAIPSSNLDLHVAHCSRKLERCKLCGNMVPKKHADEHFLSTHAPVSCSLCSETMEREVLAVHKGENCPQRLVACEYCEFPLPATDLFTHQDVCGNRTELCQLCNGYIRLREIMVHESRCNGGTDYISGSSSDGSISSSNAEEQFLSNDALEACGDKTERYHLCSRYISLRERDVHERRCNGDTDINSESSSSTNPAERDRGASRRKLRAVPETRLLFTTLAITGSAVLVGTLVFQRKTEDTQAS from the exons ATGATGGATGTAGCTTCTGATCATCAAGCCACAAGCATTTGCACTCACTG CGACAGAGCGATTCCTTCTTCCAATCTCGATTTGCATGTTGCTCACTGCTCTCGAAAGCTTGAAAGATGTAAACTCTGTGGAAATATGGTTCCGAAAAAACATGCAGATGAACATTTCTTGAGTACTCATGCTCCT GTATCTTGTTCCTTGTGTAGCGAGACTATGGAGCGTGAGGTATTAGCCGTTCACAAAGGTGAAAATTGCCCACAAAGGCTTGTGGCATGTGAGTATTGCGAGTTTCCATTGCCTGCAACTGATTTATTTACGCATCAG GATGTATGCGGGAATAGAACAGAACTCTGCCAGCTGTGTAACGGATATATTAGGCTCCGTGAAATAATGGTCCATGAGAGTAGATGCAATGGAGGCACAGATTACATCTCGGGATCTTCCAG TGACGGATCGATTTCTTCTTCTAATGCAGAAGAACAATTTTTGAGCAATGATGCACTG GAAGCTTGTGGGGATAAAACAGAACGCTATCATCTGTGTAGCAGATATATTAGTCTCCGTGAAAGAGATGTTCATGAGAGAAGGTGTAATGGAGACACAGACATCAATTCAGAATCTTCCAG CAGCACTAATCCGGCTGAGAGAGATCGCGGTGCTTCTAGAAGGAAGCTCCGTGCAGTTCCCGAGACGCGGCTTCTATTTACAACACTTGCAATAACAGGCAGTGCTGTTTTGGTAGGCACACTTGTTTTCCAGAGGAAAACTGAAGACACTCAAGCTTCCTAG
- the LOC109119125 gene encoding uncharacterized protein isoform X2 produces MMDVASDHQATSICTHCDRAIPSSNLDLHVAHCSRKLERCKLCGNMVPKKHADEHFLSTHAPVSCSLCSETMEREVLAVHKGENCPQRLVACEYCEFPLPATDLFTHQDVCGNRTELCQLCNGYIRLREIMVHESRCNGGTDYISGSSSDGSISSSNAEEQFLSNDALEACGDKTERYHLCSRYISLRERDVHERRCNGDTDINSESSSTNPAERDRGASRRKLRAVPETRLLFTTLAITGSAVLVGTLVFQRKTEDTQAS; encoded by the exons ATGATGGATGTAGCTTCTGATCATCAAGCCACAAGCATTTGCACTCACTG CGACAGAGCGATTCCTTCTTCCAATCTCGATTTGCATGTTGCTCACTGCTCTCGAAAGCTTGAAAGATGTAAACTCTGTGGAAATATGGTTCCGAAAAAACATGCAGATGAACATTTCTTGAGTACTCATGCTCCT GTATCTTGTTCCTTGTGTAGCGAGACTATGGAGCGTGAGGTATTAGCCGTTCACAAAGGTGAAAATTGCCCACAAAGGCTTGTGGCATGTGAGTATTGCGAGTTTCCATTGCCTGCAACTGATTTATTTACGCATCAG GATGTATGCGGGAATAGAACAGAACTCTGCCAGCTGTGTAACGGATATATTAGGCTCCGTGAAATAATGGTCCATGAGAGTAGATGCAATGGAGGCACAGATTACATCTCGGGATCTTCCAG TGACGGATCGATTTCTTCTTCTAATGCAGAAGAACAATTTTTGAGCAATGATGCACTG GAAGCTTGTGGGGATAAAACAGAACGCTATCATCTGTGTAGCAGATATATTAGTCTCCGTGAAAGAGATGTTCATGAGAGAAGGTGTAATGGAGACACAGACATCAATTCAGAATCTTCCAG CACTAATCCGGCTGAGAGAGATCGCGGTGCTTCTAGAAGGAAGCTCCGTGCAGTTCCCGAGACGCGGCTTCTATTTACAACACTTGCAATAACAGGCAGTGCTGTTTTGGTAGGCACACTTGTTTTCCAGAGGAAAACTGAAGACACTCAAGCTTCCTAG
- the LOC101251164 gene encoding uncharacterized protein isoform X2 has protein sequence MKSRESSEISKFIYQCEYNCIKDHYIPFFDANNPTLSPRSPYPVSFCRRIMSVASDQATSICSYCDRVIPCSNLDLHVAHCSRKLEKCKICGDVVPKKHAEEHFLSTHAPVACSLCSETMEREVLGVHKGENCPQRIVTCEYCEFPLPAIDLFKHQEVCGNRTELCHMCSRYIRLHERDVHESRCNGGTNVIAESSSLAERDRHGAPRRQPHEASRKRLLFTIAITGVAVLFGSLLYQKKTEDSQMP, from the exons ATGAAATCGAGAGAGTCGAGCGAAATCAgtaaatttatatatcaatgTGAATACAATTGTATCAAAGACCATTATATTCCATTCTTTGATGCAAATAATCCAACTTTAAGCCCAAGAAGCCCATACCC AGTTTCATTTTGCAGGAGGATAATGTCGGTAGCTTCTGATCAAGCCACAAGTATCTGCAGTTACTG TGACAGAGTAATTCCTTGTTCCAATCTCGATTTGCATGTTGCTCACTGCTCCCGGAAGcttgaaaaatgtaaaatttgtgGGGATGTGGTTCCAAAAAAACATGCAGAAGAACATTTCTTGAGCACTCATGCTCCG GTAGCCTGTTCTTTGTGTAGTGAGACAATGGAGCGTGAGGTATTAGGTGTTCACAAAGGTGAAAATTGTCCACAAAGAATTGTAACATGCGAGTATTGCGAGTTTCCTTTGCCTgcaattgatttatttaagcatcag GAAGTATGTGGGAATAGAACAGAACTCTGTCATATGTGTAGCAGATATATTAGGCTCCATGAAAGAGATGTCCATGAGAGTAGATGCAATGGAGGCACAAATGTCATTGCAGAATCTTCCAG TCTAGCTGAGAGAGATCGTCACGGTGCTCCTAGAAGGCAACCACACGAAGCTTCCAGGAAGCGGCTTCTATTCACAATTGCTATAACAGGCGTTGCTGTTTTGTTTGGCTCACTTCTTTACCAGAAAAAAACAGAAGACAGTCAAATGCCTTAG
- the LOC101251164 gene encoding uncharacterized protein isoform X5 — translation MSVASDQATSICSYCDRVIPCSNLDLHVAHCSRKLEKCKICGDVVPKKHAEEHFLSTHAPVACSLCSETMEREVLGVHKGENCPQRIVTCEYCEFPLPAIDLFKHQEVCGNRTELCHMCSRYIRLHERDVHESRCNGGTNVIAESSSLAERDRHGAPRRQPHEASRKRLLFTIAITGVAVLFGSLLYQKKTEDSQMP, via the exons ATGTCGGTAGCTTCTGATCAAGCCACAAGTATCTGCAGTTACTG TGACAGAGTAATTCCTTGTTCCAATCTCGATTTGCATGTTGCTCACTGCTCCCGGAAGcttgaaaaatgtaaaatttgtgGGGATGTGGTTCCAAAAAAACATGCAGAAGAACATTTCTTGAGCACTCATGCTCCG GTAGCCTGTTCTTTGTGTAGTGAGACAATGGAGCGTGAGGTATTAGGTGTTCACAAAGGTGAAAATTGTCCACAAAGAATTGTAACATGCGAGTATTGCGAGTTTCCTTTGCCTgcaattgatttatttaagcatcag GAAGTATGTGGGAATAGAACAGAACTCTGTCATATGTGTAGCAGATATATTAGGCTCCATGAAAGAGATGTCCATGAGAGTAGATGCAATGGAGGCACAAATGTCATTGCAGAATCTTCCAG TCTAGCTGAGAGAGATCGTCACGGTGCTCCTAGAAGGCAACCACACGAAGCTTCCAGGAAGCGGCTTCTATTCACAATTGCTATAACAGGCGTTGCTGTTTTGTTTGGCTCACTTCTTTACCAGAAAAAAACAGAAGACAGTCAAATGCCTTAG
- the LOC101251164 gene encoding uncharacterized protein isoform X6, translating to MSVASDQATSICSYCDRVIPCSNLDLHVAHCSRKLEKCKICGDVVPKKHAEEHFLSTHAPVACSLCSETMEREVLGVHKGENCPQRIVTCEYCEFPLPAIDLFKHQEVCGNRTELCHMCSRYIRLHERDVHESRCNGGTNVIAESSSNTSLAERDRHGAPRRQPHEASRKRLLFTIAITGVAVLFGSLLYQKKTEDSQMP from the exons ATGTCGGTAGCTTCTGATCAAGCCACAAGTATCTGCAGTTACTG TGACAGAGTAATTCCTTGTTCCAATCTCGATTTGCATGTTGCTCACTGCTCCCGGAAGcttgaaaaatgtaaaatttgtgGGGATGTGGTTCCAAAAAAACATGCAGAAGAACATTTCTTGAGCACTCATGCTCCG GTAGCCTGTTCTTTGTGTAGTGAGACAATGGAGCGTGAGGTATTAGGTGTTCACAAAGGTGAAAATTGTCCACAAAGAATTGTAACATGCGAGTATTGCGAGTTTCCTTTGCCTgcaattgatttatttaagcatcag GAAGTATGTGGGAATAGAACAGAACTCTGTCATATGTGTAGCAGATATATTAGGCTCCATGAAAGAGATGTCCATGAGAGTAGATGCAATGGAGGCACAAATGTCATTGCAGAATCTTCCAG CAACACTAGTCTAGCTGAGAGAGATCGTCACGGTGCTCCTAGAAGGCAACCACACGAAGCTTCCAGGAAGCGGCTTCTATTCACAATTGCTATAACAGGCGTTGCTGTTTTGTTTGGCTCACTTCTTTACCAGAAAAAAACAGAAGACAGTCAAATGCCTTAG
- the LOC101251164 gene encoding uncharacterized protein isoform X3 gives MKSRESSEISKFIYQCEYNCIKDHYIPFFDANNPTLSPRSPYPVSFCRRIMSVASDQATSICSYCDRVIPCSNLDLHVAHCSRKLEKCKICGDVVPKKHAEEHFLSTHAPEVCGNRTELCHMCSRYIRLHERDVHESRCNGGTNVIAESSSNTSLAERDRHGAPRRQPHEASRKRLLFTIAITGVAVLFGSLLYQKKTEDSQMP, from the exons ATGAAATCGAGAGAGTCGAGCGAAATCAgtaaatttatatatcaatgTGAATACAATTGTATCAAAGACCATTATATTCCATTCTTTGATGCAAATAATCCAACTTTAAGCCCAAGAAGCCCATACCC AGTTTCATTTTGCAGGAGGATAATGTCGGTAGCTTCTGATCAAGCCACAAGTATCTGCAGTTACTG TGACAGAGTAATTCCTTGTTCCAATCTCGATTTGCATGTTGCTCACTGCTCCCGGAAGcttgaaaaatgtaaaatttgtgGGGATGTGGTTCCAAAAAAACATGCAGAAGAACATTTCTTGAGCACTCATGCTCCG GAAGTATGTGGGAATAGAACAGAACTCTGTCATATGTGTAGCAGATATATTAGGCTCCATGAAAGAGATGTCCATGAGAGTAGATGCAATGGAGGCACAAATGTCATTGCAGAATCTTCCAG CAACACTAGTCTAGCTGAGAGAGATCGTCACGGTGCTCCTAGAAGGCAACCACACGAAGCTTCCAGGAAGCGGCTTCTATTCACAATTGCTATAACAGGCGTTGCTGTTTTGTTTGGCTCACTTCTTTACCAGAAAAAAACAGAAGACAGTCAAATGCCTTAG
- the LOC101251164 gene encoding uncharacterized protein isoform X4, producing the protein MKSRESSEISKFIYQCEYNCIKDHYIPFFDANNPTLSPRSPYPVSFCRRIMSVASDQATSICSYCDRVIPCSNLDLHVAHCSRKLEKCKICGDVVPKKHAEEHFLSTHAPEVCGNRTELCHMCSRYIRLHERDVHESRCNGGTNVIAESSSLAERDRHGAPRRQPHEASRKRLLFTIAITGVAVLFGSLLYQKKTEDSQMP; encoded by the exons ATGAAATCGAGAGAGTCGAGCGAAATCAgtaaatttatatatcaatgTGAATACAATTGTATCAAAGACCATTATATTCCATTCTTTGATGCAAATAATCCAACTTTAAGCCCAAGAAGCCCATACCC AGTTTCATTTTGCAGGAGGATAATGTCGGTAGCTTCTGATCAAGCCACAAGTATCTGCAGTTACTG TGACAGAGTAATTCCTTGTTCCAATCTCGATTTGCATGTTGCTCACTGCTCCCGGAAGcttgaaaaatgtaaaatttgtgGGGATGTGGTTCCAAAAAAACATGCAGAAGAACATTTCTTGAGCACTCATGCTCCG GAAGTATGTGGGAATAGAACAGAACTCTGTCATATGTGTAGCAGATATATTAGGCTCCATGAAAGAGATGTCCATGAGAGTAGATGCAATGGAGGCACAAATGTCATTGCAGAATCTTCCAG TCTAGCTGAGAGAGATCGTCACGGTGCTCCTAGAAGGCAACCACACGAAGCTTCCAGGAAGCGGCTTCTATTCACAATTGCTATAACAGGCGTTGCTGTTTTGTTTGGCTCACTTCTTTACCAGAAAAAAACAGAAGACAGTCAAATGCCTTAG
- the LOC101251164 gene encoding uncharacterized protein isoform X1, whose protein sequence is MKSRESSEISKFIYQCEYNCIKDHYIPFFDANNPTLSPRSPYPVSFCRRIMSVASDQATSICSYCDRVIPCSNLDLHVAHCSRKLEKCKICGDVVPKKHAEEHFLSTHAPVACSLCSETMEREVLGVHKGENCPQRIVTCEYCEFPLPAIDLFKHQEVCGNRTELCHMCSRYIRLHERDVHESRCNGGTNVIAESSSNTSLAERDRHGAPRRQPHEASRKRLLFTIAITGVAVLFGSLLYQKKTEDSQMP, encoded by the exons ATGAAATCGAGAGAGTCGAGCGAAATCAgtaaatttatatatcaatgTGAATACAATTGTATCAAAGACCATTATATTCCATTCTTTGATGCAAATAATCCAACTTTAAGCCCAAGAAGCCCATACCC AGTTTCATTTTGCAGGAGGATAATGTCGGTAGCTTCTGATCAAGCCACAAGTATCTGCAGTTACTG TGACAGAGTAATTCCTTGTTCCAATCTCGATTTGCATGTTGCTCACTGCTCCCGGAAGcttgaaaaatgtaaaatttgtgGGGATGTGGTTCCAAAAAAACATGCAGAAGAACATTTCTTGAGCACTCATGCTCCG GTAGCCTGTTCTTTGTGTAGTGAGACAATGGAGCGTGAGGTATTAGGTGTTCACAAAGGTGAAAATTGTCCACAAAGAATTGTAACATGCGAGTATTGCGAGTTTCCTTTGCCTgcaattgatttatttaagcatcag GAAGTATGTGGGAATAGAACAGAACTCTGTCATATGTGTAGCAGATATATTAGGCTCCATGAAAGAGATGTCCATGAGAGTAGATGCAATGGAGGCACAAATGTCATTGCAGAATCTTCCAG CAACACTAGTCTAGCTGAGAGAGATCGTCACGGTGCTCCTAGAAGGCAACCACACGAAGCTTCCAGGAAGCGGCTTCTATTCACAATTGCTATAACAGGCGTTGCTGTTTTGTTTGGCTCACTTCTTTACCAGAAAAAAACAGAAGACAGTCAAATGCCTTAG